A single window of Streptomyces xanthii DNA harbors:
- the folE gene encoding GTP cyclohydrolase I FolE, which translates to MSEYSYGTAARLATQQAPSAPPALRVVHQPEGIDLAAAETAAGQFLEALGISTASESLRGTPGRMARAYAELFSPRPFDLTTFPNDEGYDELVLARRIPLRSVCEHHLLPFTGTAHVGYLPGSRILGLSKLARVVEHFACRPQVQERLTKQVADWLQTQLEPKGVGVVIEAEHSCMTLRGVQATGSSTMTSTMLGLLRSDARSRSEFLSLTGAAS; encoded by the coding sequence ATGAGCGAGTACTCGTACGGAACCGCCGCGCGCCTCGCCACCCAGCAGGCGCCCTCCGCCCCGCCGGCCCTGCGCGTCGTCCACCAGCCCGAGGGCATCGACCTGGCCGCCGCCGAGACGGCCGCCGGACAGTTCCTCGAAGCCCTCGGGATCTCCACCGCCTCCGAGAGCCTGCGCGGCACCCCGGGCCGCATGGCCCGCGCCTACGCGGAACTGTTCAGCCCACGCCCCTTCGACCTGACGACCTTCCCCAACGACGAGGGCTACGACGAACTGGTCCTGGCCCGCCGCATCCCGCTGCGGTCCGTGTGCGAGCACCATCTGCTGCCCTTCACCGGCACCGCCCACGTCGGCTACCTGCCCGGCTCCCGCATCCTGGGGCTGTCCAAACTGGCCCGCGTCGTCGAGCACTTCGCCTGCCGCCCGCAGGTGCAGGAACGCCTGACCAAACAGGTCGCCGACTGGCTCCAGACCCAACTCGAGCCCAAGGGCGTCGGCGTCGTCATCGAGGCCGAGCACTCCTGCATGACCCTGCGCGGCGTGCAGGCGACCGGCTCCAGCACCATGACCTCGACCATGCTGGGCCTCCTCCGCTCCGACGCCCGCTCGCGCAGCGAGTTCCTGTCGCTGACCGGCGCCGCCTCGTAG
- a CDS encoding helix-turn-helix transcriptional regulator: MASETSGQPEQPAPGGDNAIDSVSVLSEDSRRRMFTFIRRARRAVTRDEAAASVGISRKLAAFHLDKLVTAGLLRARYEAPGGVRKVGRQPKVYEPTDAQITVNIPDRRHELLAGLLLDAVLTEGADENATQAALRTSERRGRELGEAAREELRPGRMGPERGLTACEHLLEAGGYEPFRETPTRLRLRNCPFHPLAEKAPDLVCGMNLAFLGGCLKGLQVNGIEAVLAPEPGECCVRLMPSAPDADRESGPEAAEPPPA; the protein is encoded by the coding sequence GTGGCTTCAGAAACGAGCGGGCAGCCGGAGCAGCCGGCACCGGGCGGCGACAACGCCATCGATTCGGTCAGCGTCCTGAGCGAGGACTCACGGCGCCGTATGTTCACGTTCATCCGGCGCGCCCGGCGCGCGGTGACGCGGGACGAGGCCGCCGCGAGCGTCGGCATCTCCCGCAAGCTCGCCGCGTTCCACCTCGACAAGCTGGTCACCGCGGGGCTGCTGCGGGCGCGGTACGAGGCCCCGGGCGGGGTCCGCAAGGTCGGCCGCCAACCAAAGGTGTACGAGCCGACCGACGCGCAGATCACGGTGAACATCCCGGACCGGCGCCACGAGTTGCTGGCCGGCCTGCTCCTGGACGCCGTCCTCACCGAGGGCGCGGACGAGAACGCGACGCAGGCCGCGCTGCGCACCTCCGAACGGCGCGGCAGGGAACTGGGCGAGGCGGCCCGCGAGGAGCTCCGCCCCGGCCGCATGGGACCGGAACGCGGCCTGACGGCCTGCGAACACCTCCTCGAAGCGGGCGGCTACGAACCCTTCCGTGAGACGCCCACTCGGCTCCGGCTCCGCAACTGCCCCTTCCACCCGCTGGCCGAGAAGGCCCCGGACCTGGTGTGCGGCATGAACCTGGCGTTCCTCGGCGGCTGTCTGAAGGGCCTTCAGGTCAACGGCATCGAGGCGGTGCTCGCCCCGGAGCCCGGCGAATGCTGCGTACGCCTGATGCCGAGCGCGCCGGACGCGGACCGGGAATCCGGACCAGAAGCAGCCGAGCCGCCTCCCGCCTAG
- a CDS encoding DUF2231 domain-containing protein, whose product MPSQPQLQAKQPVSSLLAGPYGHPFHPILVTVPIGAWVTSLVFDIASHVVGRPGFLTQSSQWLIAVGVIGALLAATVGFLDFFALPPGTPAFRTALVHMTLNLLVTAAYVGNFLWRHGEDIGRDSAVGTGPLVLSAVSVAALGASGFLGGKLAYHYGVRVADERKQAEGFTTTRPSASDADRTTRTTR is encoded by the coding sequence ATGCCCAGTCAGCCGCAGCTTCAGGCGAAACAACCGGTGAGTTCCCTGCTCGCGGGGCCCTACGGCCACCCCTTCCATCCGATCCTGGTGACCGTGCCGATCGGCGCGTGGGTGACGAGCCTCGTGTTCGACATCGCGTCGCACGTCGTCGGCCGTCCGGGCTTCCTGACCCAGTCCTCGCAGTGGCTGATCGCCGTCGGCGTCATCGGCGCGCTGCTCGCCGCGACGGTCGGCTTCCTCGACTTCTTCGCCCTCCCGCCCGGCACCCCGGCCTTCCGGACGGCGCTGGTCCACATGACGCTGAACCTGCTGGTCACCGCCGCCTACGTCGGCAACTTCCTGTGGCGCCACGGCGAGGACATCGGCCGTGACAGCGCCGTCGGGACCGGGCCGCTCGTCCTGTCCGCGGTGAGCGTGGCGGCCCTGGGCGCGTCCGGGTTCCTCGGCGGCAAGCTCGCCTACCACTACGGCGTGCGCGTCGCGGACGAGCGGAAGCAGGCCGAGGGCTTCACGACGACCCGGCCGTCCGCATCCGATGCGGACCGCACCACCCGCACCACCCGCTGA
- the abc-f gene encoding ribosomal protection-like ABC-F family protein, which translates to MRERARTAVPAATAQLSVKDVTKSYGTRAVLDQVTFTVRPGEKAAVIGENGAGKSTLLRLLAAAEAPDDGEVTVRFPGGTGHLAQTLALSPDRTVQDAVDLALSELRDMERRLRAAEEGLGEATQDELAAYGELLLAYEERGGYEADVRVDAALHGLGLAGVTRERPLGSLSGGERSRLALACVLAAAPELLLLDEPTNHLDAAAVRWLQEHLRAHRGTVVAVTHDRLFLERVATTILEVDRDSRTVHRYGDGWAGYRAAKASARRRAVQEHAEWIEELARTEELVAAAGRRLATTGKDPGQGFGKHRRSHEAKLGGQVRAARERLAHLWRTPVPEPAAPLRFTAALTTTSGARPGEDGPLVALEGVRVGDRLRLDGPLTVGAGERLLVTGANGAGKSTLLRVLAGDLAPDTGTVRIAARIGYLAQELPTRSTRLPLLAAFAAGSPGPPDEHAERLLALGLFREEDLRVPVAELSAGQQRRLQLARLVTRPADVLVLDEPTNHVALDLVEDLEAALAVYPGAVVVVSHDHAFRERFPGRRLALNAGRPA; encoded by the coding sequence ATGCGCGAACGCGCCCGTACCGCCGTGCCCGCCGCCACGGCGCAGCTGTCCGTCAAGGACGTCACGAAGTCCTACGGCACCCGGGCCGTCCTCGACCAGGTCACCTTCACCGTCCGACCGGGTGAGAAGGCCGCGGTCATCGGCGAGAACGGGGCCGGCAAGTCCACCCTCCTGCGGCTGCTCGCCGCCGCCGAGGCGCCGGACGACGGGGAAGTCACCGTCCGCTTCCCCGGCGGCACCGGTCACCTCGCCCAGACCCTCGCCCTCTCCCCCGACCGCACCGTGCAGGACGCCGTCGACCTCGCGCTGAGCGAACTGCGGGACATGGAACGCCGGTTGCGCGCGGCGGAGGAGGGGCTCGGCGAGGCGACTCAGGACGAGCTGGCCGCGTACGGCGAACTCCTGCTCGCCTATGAGGAACGCGGTGGGTACGAGGCCGACGTCCGGGTGGACGCCGCCCTGCACGGGCTGGGACTCGCCGGAGTCACCCGCGAGCGGCCGCTCGGCTCGCTGTCGGGCGGCGAGCGGTCCCGGCTCGCCCTTGCCTGTGTGCTGGCCGCGGCACCCGAACTGCTCCTGCTCGACGAGCCGACGAACCATCTCGACGCGGCGGCCGTGCGCTGGCTCCAGGAGCATCTGCGCGCCCATCGCGGCACCGTCGTCGCCGTGACCCACGACCGGCTCTTCCTGGAGCGCGTCGCGACGACGATCCTGGAGGTCGACCGGGACAGCCGCACGGTGCACCGGTACGGCGACGGGTGGGCCGGCTACCGCGCCGCGAAGGCATCGGCGCGCCGCCGCGCCGTGCAGGAACACGCGGAGTGGATCGAGGAGTTGGCCCGCACCGAGGAGCTGGTGGCGGCCGCCGGGAGACGGCTCGCGACGACCGGCAAGGATCCGGGGCAGGGCTTCGGCAAGCACCGCCGCTCGCACGAGGCGAAGCTCGGCGGACAGGTGCGGGCGGCCCGCGAACGGCTGGCGCACCTGTGGCGCACACCGGTGCCCGAGCCCGCGGCCCCGCTCCGGTTCACCGCGGCGCTCACGACGACGTCCGGCGCCCGGCCCGGCGAGGACGGCCCCCTCGTCGCACTGGAGGGCGTCCGGGTCGGCGACCGGCTGCGCCTGGACGGACCCCTGACGGTCGGCGCCGGTGAGCGGCTCCTCGTCACGGGCGCCAACGGCGCCGGGAAGTCGACGCTGCTGCGGGTTCTGGCCGGCGACCTCGCACCGGACACGGGGACGGTGCGCATCGCCGCCCGGATCGGCTACCTGGCACAGGAGTTGCCCACGCGGTCCACGCGGCTGCCGCTGCTCGCCGCGTTCGCGGCCGGGTCGCCCGGCCCGCCCGACGAACACGCCGAACGGCTGCTCGCCCTCGGCCTGTTCCGCGAGGAGGACCTGCGCGTGCCGGTCGCGGAACTGTCCGCCGGACAGCAGCGGCGGCTCCAGCTCGCCCGCCTGGTCACGCGTCCCGCCGACGTCCTCGTCCTCGACGAGCCGACGAACCACGTGGCGCTCGACCTCGTGGAGGACCTGGAGGCGGCCCTGGCCGTGTATCCGGGCGCGGTCGTCGTGGTCTCGCACGACCACGCCTTCCGCGAACGGTTCCCGGGCCGCCGTCTGGCACTGAACGCCGGTCGCCCGGCCTGA
- a CDS encoding aldo/keto reductase → MRTRRLGRTEVEVTELSFGGGPLGGLFAALDDDTAAGALAAAWDGGVRSFDTSPHYGIGQSERRTGAFLRGKERTAFTLSTKVGRLLVPQEAGGRTDERFVVPATHRRIWDFSRDGVLRSVEDSLARLGLDRVDVLYLHDAEEHFEEALRTGYPALAELRAQGVVGAIGAGMYDPGKLARLVRETDADVVMLSGRYTLLDHSALDELLPACAARGVSVLAASVFNSGLLATDRPTKDARYDYGPATTDLLARTHRIADVCAAHGVTVPQAALAFPLLHPAVAGVVVGMRSADEVRRDLAAYATEIPAGLWPDLRSAGLLDERTADLGS, encoded by the coding sequence ATGCGGACACGACGACTCGGGCGCACCGAGGTCGAGGTCACGGAACTCAGCTTCGGCGGCGGCCCGTTGGGCGGCCTGTTCGCCGCGCTGGACGACGACACGGCGGCGGGGGCCCTGGCCGCCGCCTGGGACGGCGGCGTCCGCTCCTTCGACACCTCGCCCCACTACGGCATCGGCCAGTCCGAACGCCGCACCGGCGCCTTCCTGCGCGGCAAGGAACGGACCGCGTTCACCCTGTCCACCAAGGTGGGCCGGCTGCTGGTGCCGCAGGAGGCGGGCGGCCGCACCGACGAACGGTTCGTGGTGCCGGCCACCCACCGCCGGATCTGGGACTTCTCCCGCGACGGCGTCCTGCGCAGCGTCGAGGACTCCCTCGCCCGGCTCGGCCTCGACCGCGTCGACGTGCTGTACCTGCACGACGCCGAGGAACACTTCGAGGAGGCGCTGCGCACCGGATATCCGGCGCTGGCCGAACTGCGCGCCCAGGGCGTGGTCGGGGCGATCGGCGCGGGCATGTACGACCCCGGGAAGCTGGCCCGCCTGGTGCGCGAGACCGACGCGGACGTCGTCATGCTCTCCGGCCGGTACACCCTCCTCGACCACAGCGCCCTGGACGAACTGCTGCCCGCCTGCGCCGCACGCGGCGTCTCCGTTCTGGCCGCGTCGGTCTTCAACTCCGGCCTGCTGGCCACCGACCGCCCCACCAAGGACGCCCGGTACGACTACGGCCCCGCCACCACCGACCTCCTCGCCCGGACCCACCGCATCGCCGATGTCTGCGCCGCCCACGGCGTGACGGTCCCGCAGGCGGCCCTGGCCTTCCCGCTGCTCCACCCCGCCGTCGCCGGAGTCGTCGTCGGCATGCGCAGCGCGGACGAGGTACGCCGCGACCTCGCCGCGTACGCCACGGAGATCCCGGCCGGCCTCTGGCCCGACCTCCGGTCGGCGGGGCTCCTCGACGAGCGCACCGCCGACCTCGGGTCCTGA